In one window of Methanocorpusculum sp. DNA:
- a CDS encoding signal recognition particle protein Srp54 yields the protein MGLDTLSNSLKDAMKKLAGKTVIDRAAVDELVRDLQRALLSSDVNVKLVMELSKQIKARSLDENLPKGINAREHVLRIVYQELVNLVGKEAEFSLKPQKILMAGLQGSGKTTTTGKLCRYFQRKGLKVGAIGADNFRPGAYAQLETLCKKINVPSYGDPKEKDAVKIVKDGLAALKDVDVVIVDTAGRHALEDDLIDEIKQVNEYLKPDHRWLVIDAALGQAARDQAKRFHEAIGIDGVIVTKMDGTAKGGGAMSAVAETQSGIVFIGNGETIDDLERFDANGFISRLLGMGDLKALVEKAEESINAEDVDVNAMLRGKFTLNDMYKQLEAVQKMGPLKQVLSMLPMGNMNVPSDALEGTADKMKKFRIIMDSMTPQELDEPSLINTSRMIRVAKGSGASVEEVRDLIKYYKMMQKTLKGFRGNRMAMGKMMKQMQKGGMGPTGPM from the coding sequence ATGGGACTTGATACACTTTCCAACTCATTAAAGGACGCGATGAAGAAACTCGCCGGCAAAACGGTCATCGACCGTGCCGCCGTGGACGAACTGGTCCGCGATCTCCAGAGAGCCCTGCTCTCTTCTGATGTCAACGTCAAACTCGTGATGGAGCTTTCCAAACAGATCAAAGCCCGATCACTGGACGAAAATCTTCCCAAAGGGATCAACGCCCGTGAACATGTACTCAGGATCGTTTATCAGGAGCTGGTCAACCTCGTCGGCAAAGAGGCTGAGTTCTCCTTAAAACCGCAGAAGATCCTGATGGCAGGTCTGCAGGGTTCGGGTAAGACCACCACGACCGGCAAACTCTGCCGCTACTTCCAGCGCAAAGGTTTGAAGGTCGGGGCGATCGGTGCTGATAACTTCAGGCCCGGAGCATACGCCCAGCTGGAAACCCTCTGTAAAAAGATCAATGTCCCCAGTTACGGTGATCCAAAGGAGAAGGATGCTGTAAAAATCGTCAAAGACGGACTTGCTGCTCTGAAAGATGTTGACGTGGTCATCGTCGATACCGCCGGACGTCATGCTCTGGAAGATGATCTGATCGACGAGATCAAGCAGGTCAACGAGTACCTCAAACCCGATCACCGCTGGCTCGTTATTGACGCAGCTCTTGGTCAGGCGGCCCGTGATCAGGCGAAACGGTTCCATGAAGCCATCGGTATCGACGGGGTTATCGTAACCAAGATGGATGGAACGGCAAAAGGAGGAGGTGCCATGTCGGCTGTCGCCGAAACCCAGTCGGGAATCGTCTTCATCGGCAATGGTGAAACGATCGACGATCTCGAACGCTTCGATGCAAACGGATTCATATCCCGTCTGCTTGGAATGGGTGATCTGAAAGCCCTCGTTGAAAAGGCCGAAGAGTCCATCAATGCCGAGGATGTCGATGTTAACGCCATGCTTCGGGGGAAGTTCACGCTGAATGATATGTACAAACAGCTTGAAGCTGTGCAGAAGATGGGTCCGTTAAAACAGGTCCTGTCTATGCTCCCGATGGGCAACATGAATGTTCCTTCCGATGCTCTTGAAGGAACTGCCGACAAGATGAAGAAGTTCCGGATCATTATGGACTCCATGACGCCCCAGGAACTTGATGAACCCTCGCTGATCAACACGTCCAGAATGATTCGTGTTGCCAAAGGTTCCGGCGCTTCGGTCGAAGAGGTCCGTGACCTCATAAAATACTATAAGATGATGCAGAAAACCCTGAAAGGGTTCAGAGGAAACAGGATGGCGATGGGCAAAATGATGAAACAGATGCAAAAAGGCGGCATGGGACCGACGGGTCCAATGTGA
- a CDS encoding DNA glycosylase, giving the protein MQTFSLKNIPFQLDRTVSCGQAFRWRQNEGFWYAPIADRVWKIRQEGDILWYEGPTEDELVRYFGLDVPLDRILNDIDTDPLIHAAIEQCRGLRIIRQDPWECLVSYICATCANIPGIMLRIENLSMKYGRNLELDGQVFHTFPDAEILCKEDICAVRACKVGYRDAYICKAAEMAANDPHWAEEIQKLPYHQAKEKLMTLPGVGPKVADCVLLFAFEKYEAFPVDVWIERILRTKYLGGTRKLSYKEAGEFARNHFGQYAGYAQEYLFGIREEISSKGE; this is encoded by the coding sequence ATGCAGACATTTTCTCTCAAAAACATCCCGTTTCAGCTCGACCGTACAGTTTCGTGCGGTCAGGCATTTCGATGGCGGCAGAATGAAGGTTTCTGGTATGCCCCCATTGCAGACCGAGTCTGGAAGATTCGGCAGGAGGGAGATATTCTGTGGTATGAAGGACCGACAGAGGATGAACTCGTCAGATACTTCGGACTTGATGTTCCTCTTGACAGGATTCTTAATGACATAGATACAGATCCGTTGATCCACGCAGCGATCGAACAGTGCCGAGGTCTTCGCATCATCAGACAGGATCCGTGGGAATGTCTGGTCTCCTATATCTGCGCAACCTGTGCAAATATTCCGGGCATTATGTTGAGAATAGAGAATCTTTCAATGAAATACGGCAGAAACCTTGAGTTGGACGGGCAGGTGTTTCATACATTTCCTGATGCTGAAATACTTTGTAAAGAGGACATCTGTGCTGTTCGTGCATGTAAAGTAGGATATCGGGATGCCTATATCTGTAAAGCGGCGGAGATGGCGGCAAACGACCCCCATTGGGCTGAGGAAATCCAGAAGTTGCCATATCATCAGGCAAAGGAGAAACTGATGACATTGCCCGGCGTCGGACCGAAGGTGGCTGACTGTGTCCTGCTGTTTGCATTTGAAAAATATGAGGCATTTCCAGTGGATGTATGGATCGAGAGGATCCTTCGGACGAAGTATCTCGGGGGAACGCGAAAACTCTCATATAAAGAGGCGGGGGAATTCGCCAGAAACCATTTTGGGCAGTATGCCGGATATGCCCAGGAGTACCTGTTTGGGATACGGGAAGAGATCAGCAGTAAAGGTGAGTAA
- the ftsY gene encoding signal recognition particle-docking protein FtsY — protein MFEGLKNKLGLGKKKSSAPEALPPAIDTIPESEPEEKKAPGFLNKIKTLVVEHEFVLSEKDIEESLFELQMVLLESDVAYPVAEAITEHMKKELVGTHRKLRESADDVVTNALRHAIEEVLGEGFDLVAYIKSHEKPVKILFTGVNGTGKTTSVAKIAHYLQSQGLSVVVGAGDTFRAGAIEQIRVHCERIGVKLIAHQEGADPSAVLYDTVEYAKAHKTDVVLADSAGRFHNRVNLMNQLEKIKRVMKPDLVFYVDEAVAGNDAVVRAEEFEKTVSTDGVILTKVDMDPKGGAAISIAYTIGKPLVFLGVGQGYEDMKPFTPSLIIDEIFGDD, from the coding sequence ATGTTTGAAGGACTGAAAAATAAACTTGGGCTCGGGAAGAAAAAATCTTCCGCACCGGAGGCGTTACCTCCCGCCATAGATACTATACCAGAATCGGAACCGGAGGAAAAAAAAGCCCCGGGATTCCTCAATAAAATCAAAACCCTTGTTGTAGAACATGAGTTTGTCCTTTCCGAAAAAGATATCGAGGAATCACTCTTCGAACTCCAGATGGTCCTCCTGGAGTCCGATGTAGCCTATCCGGTAGCCGAGGCAATCACCGAGCACATGAAAAAAGAGCTCGTCGGCACTCACCGAAAACTCCGCGAATCGGCTGATGATGTAGTAACGAATGCGCTTAGACATGCCATTGAAGAGGTACTTGGCGAGGGTTTCGATCTCGTTGCCTATATTAAATCGCATGAAAAGCCGGTCAAGATCCTCTTCACCGGGGTGAACGGGACCGGCAAAACCACCTCGGTCGCCAAGATCGCCCACTATCTTCAAAGTCAGGGACTCTCAGTCGTGGTTGGAGCAGGCGATACGTTCCGTGCCGGTGCTATTGAACAGATCCGCGTCCACTGTGAGCGAATCGGGGTCAAACTCATCGCTCATCAGGAAGGGGCCGACCCGTCTGCTGTTCTCTATGACACTGTTGAGTATGCAAAAGCTCACAAGACCGATGTTGTCCTCGCCGATTCGGCAGGGCGCTTCCATAATCGGGTCAACCTCATGAACCAGCTGGAAAAGATCAAACGTGTGATGAAACCTGATCTCGTCTTCTATGTGGATGAGGCAGTTGCGGGAAATGATGCGGTCGTCCGTGCCGAGGAGTTTGAAAAGACAGTCTCCACAGACGGTGTCATTCTCACCAAAGTCGACATGGATCCAAAAGGCGGTGCTGCAATTTCGATCGCCTATACGATCGGCAAACCTCTCGTCTTCCTGGGAGTCGGGCAGGGGTATGAAGATATGAAACCGTTCACCCCTTCACTGATTATTGACGAAATATTCGGAGATGACTAA